In Populus trichocarpa isolate Nisqually-1 chromosome 16, P.trichocarpa_v4.1, whole genome shotgun sequence, a genomic segment contains:
- the LOC7472485 gene encoding serine/threonine-protein kinase AtPK2/AtPK19 isoform X2: protein MVSSQLPGLTKNRLLFPVNPSDTVVSDHVELDFTDVFGPLPSIDVNCGDPLSVGDGSELIYDDPVVVHNRSHSLVGPSSYVSQSLKLSKLNLQETEDSLELVECVLDETIKELEESFIDDDAVEKDMEDVSGDTSKVQTVGIEDFEVLKVVGQGAFGKVYQVRKKGTPEIYAMKVMRKDRIVEKNHVEYMRGERDILTKIDHPFIVQLKYSFQTKYRLYLVLDFINGGHLFFQLYNHGLFREDLACIYAAEIASAVSHLHANGIMHRDLKPENILLDSDGHAMLTDFGLAKEFDENTRSNSMCGTVEYMAPEIVQGKGHDKAADWWSVGILLYEMLTGKPPFIGGNRNKIQQKIVKDKIKLPSFLSSEAHSLLKGRILPMVFGFGLEEGES from the exons ATGGTTTCCTCTCAATTGCCTGGTTTGACAAAGAACCGGTTGTTGTTTCCCGTTAATCCCTCTGATACTGTAGTATCAGATCATGTTGAACTTGATTTCACTGATGTGTTTGGCCCTTTGCCGTCAATAGATGTGAATTGTGGTGATCCTTTGTCTGTAGGAGATGGTAGTGAGCTTATTTATGATGACCCTGTTGTTGTTCATAACCGGTCACATTCGTTGGTTGGCCCCTCTTCTTATGTTAGCCAATCATTGAAGCTCAGCAAACTTAACTTGCAAGAGACGGAAGATTCATTGGAACTGGTTGAGTGTGTCCTGGACGAGACTATTAAAGAACTAGAGGAGTCTTTCATAGATGATGATGCTGTTGAGAAAGACATGGAGGATGTCAGTGGAGATACTTCGAAGGTTCAAACTGTTGGTATTGAAGATTTTGAGGTTTTGAAGGTTGTTGGGCAGGGTGCATTTGGGAAAGTTTATCAGGTGAGGAAAAAGGGTACACCAGAAATATATGCAATGAAGGTCATGCGGAAGGACAGAATAGTGGAGAAAAATCATGTTGAATACATGAGAGGTGAAAGGGATATTCTAACAAAAATAGATCATCCCTTCATTGTCCAGCTCAAATACTCCTTCCAA ACCAAATATAGGCTATACCTTGTGTTGGATTTCATAAATGGGGGCCACCTTTTTTTCCAGCTCTATAACCATGGCCTTTTCAG GGAGGATCTGGCATGTATATATGCTGCTGAGATTGCTTCTGCAGTTTCTCACCTTCATGCAAATGGCATAATGCATAGGGATCTTAAGCCAGAAAATATCCTGCTGGATTCAGATGGCCAT GCAATGTTGACTGATTTTGGCCTGGCAAAGGAATTTGATGAAAATACAAGATCAAACTCAATGTGTGGAACAGTTGAATATATGGCACCTGAAATTGTTCAGGGAAAGGGTCATGATAAGGCAGCAGATTGGTGGAGTGTGGGAATTCTGTTGTATGAGATGCTAACTGGCAAG CCTCCTTTTATTGGTGGgaatagaaacaaaattcaacagAAAATAGTCAAGGATAAGATCAAGCTGCCATCGTTTTTGTCAAGTGAAGCACACTCTCTGTTGAAAGGG AGAATCTTACCGATGGTGTTTGGTTTTGGGTTGGAGGAGGGGGAGAGTTAG
- the LOC7472485 gene encoding serine/threonine-protein kinase AtPK1/AtPK6 isoform X1, with the protein MVSSQLPGLTKNRLLFPVNPSDTVVSDHVELDFTDVFGPLPSIDVNCGDPLSVGDGSELIYDDPVVVHNRSHSLVGPSSYVSQSLKLSKLNLQETEDSLELVECVLDETIKELEESFIDDDAVEKDMEDVSGDTSKVQTVGIEDFEVLKVVGQGAFGKVYQVRKKGTPEIYAMKVMRKDRIVEKNHVEYMRGERDILTKIDHPFIVQLKYSFQTKYRLYLVLDFINGGHLFFQLYNHGLFREDLACIYAAEIASAVSHLHANGIMHRDLKPENILLDSDGHAMLTDFGLAKEFDENTRSNSMCGTVEYMAPEIVQGKGHDKAADWWSVGILLYEMLTGKPPFIGGNRNKIQQKIVKDKIKLPSFLSSEAHSLLKGLLNKDAAKRLGSGSLGSEEIKRHKWFKPINWKKLDAREIQPSFRPEVAGKHCIANFDKCWTDMKLSDSPAASPKTNTNPFVNFTYVRPAASFLKQNSPLC; encoded by the exons ATGGTTTCCTCTCAATTGCCTGGTTTGACAAAGAACCGGTTGTTGTTTCCCGTTAATCCCTCTGATACTGTAGTATCAGATCATGTTGAACTTGATTTCACTGATGTGTTTGGCCCTTTGCCGTCAATAGATGTGAATTGTGGTGATCCTTTGTCTGTAGGAGATGGTAGTGAGCTTATTTATGATGACCCTGTTGTTGTTCATAACCGGTCACATTCGTTGGTTGGCCCCTCTTCTTATGTTAGCCAATCATTGAAGCTCAGCAAACTTAACTTGCAAGAGACGGAAGATTCATTGGAACTGGTTGAGTGTGTCCTGGACGAGACTATTAAAGAACTAGAGGAGTCTTTCATAGATGATGATGCTGTTGAGAAAGACATGGAGGATGTCAGTGGAGATACTTCGAAGGTTCAAACTGTTGGTATTGAAGATTTTGAGGTTTTGAAGGTTGTTGGGCAGGGTGCATTTGGGAAAGTTTATCAGGTGAGGAAAAAGGGTACACCAGAAATATATGCAATGAAGGTCATGCGGAAGGACAGAATAGTGGAGAAAAATCATGTTGAATACATGAGAGGTGAAAGGGATATTCTAACAAAAATAGATCATCCCTTCATTGTCCAGCTCAAATACTCCTTCCAA ACCAAATATAGGCTATACCTTGTGTTGGATTTCATAAATGGGGGCCACCTTTTTTTCCAGCTCTATAACCATGGCCTTTTCAG GGAGGATCTGGCATGTATATATGCTGCTGAGATTGCTTCTGCAGTTTCTCACCTTCATGCAAATGGCATAATGCATAGGGATCTTAAGCCAGAAAATATCCTGCTGGATTCAGATGGCCAT GCAATGTTGACTGATTTTGGCCTGGCAAAGGAATTTGATGAAAATACAAGATCAAACTCAATGTGTGGAACAGTTGAATATATGGCACCTGAAATTGTTCAGGGAAAGGGTCATGATAAGGCAGCAGATTGGTGGAGTGTGGGAATTCTGTTGTATGAGATGCTAACTGGCAAG CCTCCTTTTATTGGTGGgaatagaaacaaaattcaacagAAAATAGTCAAGGATAAGATCAAGCTGCCATCGTTTTTGTCAAGTGAAGCACACTCTCTGTTGAAAGGG cTCTTAAACAAGGATGCCGCCAAGCGCTTAGGAAGTGGATCATTGGGAAGTGAAGAGATTAAGCGACACAAGTGGTTCAAGCCAATCAACTGGAAGAAATTGGATGCCAGGGAGATCCAGCCCAGTTTCCGTCCAGAAGTGGCTGGGAAGCATTGCATAGCTAACTTCGATAAGTGTTGGACTGACATGAAATTATCAGATTCTCCAGCTGCCAGTCCCAAGACGAATACCAATCCCTTTGTGAACTTCACTTATGTTAGGCCTGCGGCCTCTTTCCTTAAACAGAATAGCCCCCTATGTTAG
- the LOC7482603 gene encoding serine/threonine-protein kinase STN8, chloroplastic, whose protein sequence is MASLISPVTPAPQQNPKIICFSTFKPNFHNDISSFTNRLKGNSGRCKAFFGNIPDDLLENTLQLDQFSVFQSGLVQFQSVTEELSDTQKWGLLVFAGVAWIYLTARPGILIGAIDAYLLAPLQLGLDSLSGRRNLKRSDFLVGDKLGEGSFGVVYSGVVVPRNATVDEKVPKTGTGRALQLSTRFKEKVILKKVKVGVTGAEQFGEYEEWFNYRLSRAAPETCAKFLGSFVAESDRTSSQFTKGGKWLVWKFEGDQTLGDYMKDRNFPFNLESIMFGRVLQGVDSVKRSALIIKQIMRQIITSLKKIHDTGIVHRDVKPANIVVTKKGKIKLIDFGAATDLRIGKNYIPDQSLLDPDYCPPELFVLPEETPSPPPEPVAALLSPILWQLNSPDLFDSYSAGIVLLQMAIPSLRPVSGLKNFNTEIKKARYDLNIWRESTRLRPDLTILELDSGRGWDLATKLISERGYLGRGRLSAAAALRHPYFLLGGDQAATVLSKLSLTK, encoded by the exons ATGGCTTCTCTGATATCTCCAGTGACACCTGCACCTCAGCAGAATCCTaaaattatttgcttttctaCTTTCAAGCCCAATttccataatgatatttcttCATTCACTAACCGTTTGAAAGGTAACTCAGGCAGGTGTAAAGCTTTCTTTGGCAATATCCCGGATGATTTATTGGAGAACACTCTTCAACTGGACCAATTCTCAGTTTTTCAATCTGGGTTGGTGCAATTTCAGAGTGTGACTGAGGAACTCTCAGATACTCAGAAATGGGGTCTTCTGGTTTTTGCTGGGGTGGCATGGATTTACTTGACTGCAAGGCCTGGTATTCTCATAGGTGCCATCGATGCATACCTTCTGGCTCCTTTGCAACTTGGTTTGGACAGTTTGAGTGGAAGGAGGAACCTGAAGAGGAGTGATTTCCTGGTTGGGGATAAATTGGGAGAAGGTTCTTTTGGTGTTGTTTATTCTGGGGTGGTTGTTCCAAGGAATGCAACTGTAGACGAGAAGGTGCCGAAGACGGGGACAGGAAGAGCATTGCAATTGAGTACGAGGTTCAAAGAAAAGGTTATACTAAAGAAg GTGAAGGTTGGAGTCACAGGAGCAGAACAATTCGGCGAATATGAGGAGTGGTTTAATTACAGGCTGTCAAGAGCAGCTCCTGAAACTTGTGCTAAGTTCCTTGGAAGTTTTGTTGCTGAATCTGACAGAACAAGTTCACAATTTACAAAGGGTGGAAAATGGCTTGTTTGGAAATTTGAG GGAGATCAAACCCTTGGCGATTACATGAAAGATCGCAACTTCCCTTTTAACTTGGAGTCCATCATGTTTGGAAGGGTCCTGCAAGGAGTTGATTCTGTTAAACGAAGTGCATTGATCATCAAACAAATAATGCGCCAAATTATTACTTCGCTTAAGAAAATCCATGATACTGGGATTGTTCACAGGGACGTAAAGCCAGCCAACATAGTGGTGACAAAGAAGGGAAAGATTAAGCTCATAGATTTTGGGGCAGCCACTGACCTCCGGATTGGCAAGAACTACATACCTGATCAAAGTCTGCTTGATCCGGACTATTGTCCACCTGAACTATTTGTGCTGCCAGAGGAGACACCAAGTCCTCCACCTGAGCCAGTTGCTGCCCTTCTTTCTCCAATTTTATGGCAG TTAAACAGCCCTGATCTATTTGATTCATACTCTGCCGGGATTGTTCTCCTGCAAATGGCAATACCAAGCTTAAGGCCTGTATCAGGCTTGAAGAATTTCAATACAGAAATAAAGAAAGCTAGATATGACTTGAATATATGGAGGGAGAGCACTCGATTGAGGCCAGACTTGACAATTCTTGAACTTGACTCAGGTAGAGGGTGGGATCTAGCTACAAAACTGATTTCAGAAAGAGGTTATCTTGGAAGGGGACGTTTATCAGCAGCTGCAGCTCTAAGGCATCCTTATTTCTTGTTGGGGGGTGATCAGGCAGCCACAGTTCTTTCGAAGCTTAGCTTAACAAAATAG
- the LOC7482604 gene encoding mannan endo-1,4-beta-mannosidase 6, translating to MDTHKRVFGFKIIFLVSVFILLNESSKCSSSGVMDDEQFKTMVEEVDNHLPSSSSSQGVYELNDVEEDEWLMVAKKGNQFVINDQPFYVNGFNTYWLMVFAADQSTRGKVTEVFQKASSVGLSVCRTWAFNDGQWRALQKSPGVYDEDVFKALDFVVSEANKYKIRLILSLANNWDAYGGKAQYVKWGKASGLNLTSDDDFFSHPTLRSYYKAHVKAVLNRVNTITNITYKDDPTIFAWELMNEPRCTSDPSGDKLQSWITDMAVYVKSMDAKHLVEIGLEGFYGPSAPDRAQFNPNSYATQVGTDFIRNHQVLGVDFASVHIYADSWISQTITDSHIQFTKSWMEAHIEDAEKYLGMPVVFAEFGVSSKDPGYNSSFRDTLINTVYKTLLNSTKRGGSGAGSLLWQLFPDGTDYMDDGYAIVLSKSPSTTNIISLHSTRVAIVNSMCSWKCKWGCKKRNPLEAFLYHDDL from the exons ATGGATACCCACAAGAGGGTATTTGGGttcaagatcattttcttaGTGTCCgtttttattcttcttaatgAAAGTTCAAAATGCAGCAGCTCTGGTGTTATGGATGatgaacaatttaaaacaatggTGGAGGAAGTAGACAATCATCTACCATCTTCTAGCTCAAGTCAAGG GGTTTATGAGTTGAATGATGTGGAAGAAGATGAATGGCTAATGGTGGCAAAGAAAGGAAACCAGTTTGTGATCAATGACCAACCTTTCTATGTCAATGGATTTAACACATACTGGCTGATGGTGTTTGCTGCTGATCAATCTACCAGAGGAAAGGTCACTGAGGTTTTCCAAAAAGCATCCTCAGTTGGTCTATCAGTTTGCAGGACTTGGGCTTTTAATGATGGTCAATGGAGAGCTCTTCAAAAATCTCCAGGTGTTTATGATGAAGATGTTTTCAAG GCCCTGGATTTTGTGGTCAGTGAAGCAAATAAGTACAAGATCAGGCTCATATTATCATTGGCTAACAATTGGGATGCATATGGTGGAAAAGCACAATATGTTAAATGGGGAAAAGCTTCTGGCCTTAATTTGACATCTGATGATGATTTCTTCTCTCATCCAACTCTCAGAAGCTACTACAAGGCTCATGTCAAG GCGGTATTGAATAGAGTCAATACGATCACAAACATAACCTACAAGGATGACCCTACAATATTTGCTTGGGAGCTGATGAATGAACCTCGATGCACCTCAGATCCCTCTGGCGATAAACTGCAG tCATGGATAACAGACATGGCAGTATATGTGAAGAGCATGGACGCAAAGCACTTAGTAGAGATTGGATTGGAGGGATTTTATGGACCATCGGCTCCTGATAGGGCTCAGTTCAATCCAAACTCGTATGCTACGCAAGTTGGAACCGACTTTATCAGGAACCATCAGGTTCTTGGTGTTGATTTTGCTTCTGTTCACATATATGCAGACTCCTG GATTTCGCAAACAATTACGGATTCTCATATCCAATTCACCAAGTCATGGATGGAAGCTCACATAGAGGATGCTGAGAAATATCTGGGAATGCCGGTTGTGTTCGCTGAGTTTGGTGTATCTTCAAAAGATCCTGGATACAACTCATCATTCCGCGACACACTAATTAACACAGTGTACAAGACCCTCTTGAACTCAACCAAGAGAGGTGGGAGTGGAGCTGGGAGCCTTCTGTGGCAGCTTTTCCCTGACGGGACAGACTACATGGATGATGGATATGCAATTGTTCTATCAAAATCTCCTTCCACAACAAACATCATTTCCCTCCATTCAACACGAGTCGCAATCGTCAATTCCATGTGTTCATGGAAATGCAAATGGGGCTGCAAGAAGAGGAATCCTTTAGAGGCATTCCTCTACCATGATGATTTGTAA
- the LOC7472486 gene encoding receptor-like protein kinase FERONIA, with amino-acid sequence MRSMDKCFCASVLVLLCLLSSIQVIFAANYVPTEKTLLDCGANSDLPDSDGRGWTSDKGSSFLSSSGKSSTATASTQDPAVPQVPYLTARIFQSSFTYSFPVVSGHKFVRLYFYPSSYNGLNASDALFSVTAGSYTLLSNFSVAQTTDALNYVSIMKEYLINVNDDTLNITFSPSSNPSSAYAFVNGIEIVSMPDIYSNANGVMIVGQGVPYVIDNTTALENVYRLNVGGNSITPSGDTGLFRSWSDDQIYLYGSAFGVPESADPNVKIRYPPGMPSYVAPDNVYLTARSMGPAPNVNLNYNLTWIFSVDSGFNYLVRLHFCEISNITKINQRVFDIFLNNQTVEEAADVIAWAGGNGNNGVPVIKDYVVLVPTGPPQQDMWLALHPDLKAKPQYYDSILNGVEIFKLSSPNGNLAGPNPIPAPEQDIIDPSRARPASGSGHSKSQTAIIAGGVSGGVVLAVVIGFCVLAASRRHRQGKEASSSDGPSGWLPLSLYGNSHSAGSAKTNTTGSYASSLPSNLCRHFSFAEIKSATNNFDEALLLGVGGFGKVYKGEIDGGTTKVAIKRGNPLSEQGVHEFQTEIEMLSKLRHRHLVSLIGYCEENTEMILVYDYMAHGTLREHLYKTQKPPLPWKQRLEICIGAARGLHYLHTGAKHTIIHRDVKTTNILLDEKWVAKVSDFGLSKTGPTLDHTHVSTVVKGSFGYLDPEYFRRQQLTEKSDVYSFGVVLFEILCARPALNPTLPKEQVSLAEWAAHCHKKGILDQILDPYLKGKITPECFKKFAETAMKCVSDQSIDRPSMGDVLWNLEFALQLQESAEDGGKGIVGADDEEVPFNVTYKGKAPDASPGYDGIVTDSRSSGISMSIGGRSLASEDSDGLTPSAVFSQIMNPKGR; translated from the coding sequence ATGAGAAGCATGGATAAGTGTTTCTGTGCTtctgttcttgttcttctttgcTTGTTATCGtcaattcaagttatttttgcTGCAAATTATGTTCCCACTGAGAAAACCCTCCTAGACTGTGGGGCCAACTCCGATCTACCTGATTCGGATGGTCGAGGTTGGACCTCAGATAAGGGTTCTTCATTCTTGTCTTCCTCTGGAAAATCATCCACAGCCACTGCTTCCACTCAAGATCCTGCCGTTCCCCAAGTTCCCTATCTAACAGCTCGCATTTTTCAGTCAAGTTTTACCTATAGTTTCCCAGTGGTTTCTGGTCATAAATTCGTTCGTTTGTATTTCTATCCTTCTTCATACAATGGGCTTAATGCGTCCGATGCTCTCTTTTCTGTTACTGCTGGGTCTTATACacttcttagcaattttagtgtTGCTCAAACCACGGATGCTTTGAATTATGTTTCAATCATGAAGGAGTATTTGATCAATGTGAATGATGATACATTGAACATAACTTTTAGTCCGTCTTCAAATCCTTCAAGTGCTTATGCATTTGTAAACGGGATTGAAATTGTGTCAATGCCGGACATTTATAGTAATGCTAATGGAGTGATGATTGTCGGCCAAGGTGTCCCATATGTCATTGACAATACTACTGCCCTTGAGAATGTATATAGGTTAAACGTGGGAGGTAATAGCATCACCCCATCTGGTGATACAGGTCTATTTCGATCCTGGTCTGATGATCAAATATATCTTTATGGGTCAGCATTTGGTGTTCCAGAGAGTGCTGATCCAAATGTGAAGATTAGATATCCTCCAGGGATGCCCTCATATGTTGCCCCAGATAATGTGTATCTCACTGCTAGATCGATGGGGCCAGCTCCTAATGTCAACTTGAATTACAATTTGACTTGGATATTTAGCGTGGACTCTGGTTTCAATTACTTGGTTAGGCTCCATTTCTGTGAGATTTCAAATATAACCAAGATCAATCAGAGGGTATTTGACATCTTTCTCAATAATCAAACTGTTGAAGAAGCAGCGGATGTCATTGCCTGGGCAGGGGGGAATGGGAACAATGGAGTTCCGGTTATTAAAGATTATGTCGTGCTAGTTCCTACTGGGCCTCCACAGCAGGATATGTGGCTTGCACTTCATCCTGATCTGAAAGCCAAGCCCCAGTATTATGATTCAATATTAAATGGTGTGGAAATTTTCAAGCTAAGCAGTCCAAATGGTAATCTTGCTGGACCAAATCCAATTCCTGCTCCTGAACAGGACATCATTGATCCCTCAAGGGCCAGACCAGCTTCTGGATCTGGTCATTCAAAGAGCCAAACAGCGATTATAGCTGGAGGTGTGAGTGGTGGGGTTGTTCTAGCCGTTGTCATTGGTTTTTGTGTTCTTGCTGCATCCAGACGCCATAGACAAGGGAAGGAGGCAAGTTCAAGTGATGGACCATCTGGGTGGcttcctctttctctttatGGAAATTCACACTCTGCGGGTTCAGCCAAGACAAATACTACAGGAAGTTATGCTTCCTCTTTACCTTCAAACCTTTGCCGGCACTTCTCATTCGCTGAGATCAAGTCTGCGACCAACAACTTTGATGAGGCTTTGCTCCTTGGGGTGGGAGGTTTTGGTAAAGTTTACAAGGGAGAAATTGATGGTGGAACAACTAAAGTTGCAATCAAGCGTGGTAATCCACTCTCTGAGCAAGGAGTGCATGAGTTCCAGACTGAAATTGAAATGCTTTCAAAACTTCGACATCGTCACCTTGTTTCACTGATTGGTTACTGTGAAGAAAATACTGAGATGATTCTTGTTTATGATTACATGGCTCATGGAACATTGCGTGAACATTTATACAAAACCCAAAAGCCCCCTTTGCCATGGAAGCAAAGACTTGAAATATGCATTGGGGCTGCTCGTGGTTTACACTATCTCCACACTGGGGCGAAGCACACTATTATCCACCGTGATGTTAAGACAACTAACATTCTTTTGGATGAGAAGTGGGTTGCCAAGGTCTCTGATTTTGGGCTGTCAAAGACAGGCCCTACTTTGGATCACACTCATGTCAGCACTGTTGTCAAAGGTAGTTTTGGTTATCTGGATCCAGAGTACTTCAGGAGGCAACAACTAACTGAAAAATCCGACGTGTACTCATTTGGAGTTGTGCTGTTTGAGATCCTGTGTGCTCGACCAGCCTTGAACCCAACACTGCCTAAGGAACAGGTGAGCCTGGCAGAATGGGCTGCTCATTGCCATAAGAAAGGCATTCTTGATCAGATTCTTGACCCCTATCTGAAGGGGAAGATCACACCTGAATGCTTCAAGAAGTTTGCTGAGACTGCAATGAAGTGCGTCTCTGACCAAAGCATTGACAGGCCTTCAATGGGTGATGTCCTCTGGAACCTAGAGTTTGCGTTGCAGCTACAAGAGAGTGCAGAGGATGGTGGCAAGGGTATTGTAGGTGCAGATGATGAGGAGGTGCCATTCAATGTTACCTATAAAGGGAAAGCTCCTGATGCTTCCCCCGGTTATGATGGTATTGTGACTGATTCAAGAAGCAGTGGAATCAGCATGAGCATAGGCGGCCGGAGCCTTGCTAGCGAAGACTCTGATGGCTTAACACCAAGCGCTGTTTTCTCGCAGATCATGAACCCGAAAGGACGATGA
- the LOC7482605 gene encoding thioredoxin H-type has protein sequence MGLCLAKRNHDADDDEPHIELAGGNVHLITTKERWDQKLSEASRDGKIVLANFSARWCGPCKQIAPYYIELSENYPSLMFLVIDVDELSDFSASWEIKATPTFFFLRDGQQVDKLVGANKPELHKKITAILDSLPPSAK, from the exons CGCAACCATGATGCGGATGATGATGAGCCGCATATCGAGCTTGCTGGTGGTAATGTGCACCTCATTACCACAAAAGAGAGATGGGATCAGAAGCTGTCAGAAGCAAGCAGGGATGGCAAAATT GTGCTCGCAAATTTCAGTGCAAGATGGTGTGGTCCTTGTAAACAGATTGCACCATACTACATTGAGCTATCGGAAAACTACCCTTCTCTAATGTTCTTAGTGATTGATGTTGATGAACTATCT GACTTTAGTGCTTCATGGGAGATCAAAGCTACACctactttcttcttccttcGAGATGGGCAGCAGGTGGACAAGCTTGTGGGAGCCAACAAGCCAGAGTTACATAAGAAGATAACTGCTATTTTAGACTCATTGCCCCCTAGTGCCAAATGA